One part of the Streptomyces sp. NBC_00286 genome encodes these proteins:
- a CDS encoding PPOX class F420-dependent oxidoreductase: protein MTTSPFPSAPLPSGSVERLAACRYVLLTTFRRDGRAVPTPVWVMRDGDCLAVWSVADTGKVKRIRNSGRVTVAPCDWRGAPKGESVSGVAELPADQDTLHYLDLMKRKYGLVARVGLLGSRLKGPGHRTVGIRIRLTE from the coding sequence GTGACCACCTCACCATTCCCCTCAGCACCCTTACCGAGCGGCTCGGTTGAGCGACTGGCGGCATGCAGGTACGTACTTCTCACGACGTTCCGCCGGGACGGGCGGGCGGTGCCCACTCCGGTGTGGGTGATGAGGGACGGGGACTGCCTGGCCGTGTGGAGCGTAGCCGACACCGGCAAGGTCAAACGGATCCGAAACAGCGGCCGGGTGACCGTCGCCCCGTGTGACTGGCGGGGGGCCCCGAAGGGAGAGTCCGTGTCGGGTGTCGCCGAGCTGCCCGCGGATCAGGACACCCTTCACTACCTCGACCTGATGAAGCGCAAGTACGGTCTCGTCGCGCGGGTCGGCTTGCTCGGAAGTCGACTGAAGGGGCCCGGGCACCGCACGGTGGGCATCCGGATCCGACTCACGGAGTGA
- a CDS encoding MFS transporter has product MSLSTGEPTSIPHESGPSSPRSSRRWWALAVIALAQLMIMLDATIVNIALPSAQADLGFSDNDRQWIVTAYALTFGSLLLIGGRIADLFGRKETFLAGVVGFAAASVLGGAAGNFELLVLARALQGVSGALLAPAALSLLTTIFTDVKERGRAFAIFGAIAGAGGALGNLLGGVLTEYLNWRWTLYINLAFAAAAFLGGLLLIERQPRAAQRAKLDVPGAVLVTLGLFGLVYGFSNAESHGWGSPASWGLLVGGLALLALFTYWQSTTDRPLLPLRILLDRDRGASQIAILVATGGMYAVALFLAYYMQQTLKYTPVEAGLAFLPIPVALVVASGLAVGVLMPRVGPKIVIPLGMALLGVGMVWFTRLELDSTYVGGILPPLVVLGLGLGMVYAPAIDLATYRVHEDDSGVASAAVNTTQQIGGSLGIAILNTLAASAAGSYLSSRQATPEVVAEAALHSYSTAYWWAAGLAAVGLVVTFLLYRPGVREKSPDAAKTVAM; this is encoded by the coding sequence ATGTCGTTATCCACCGGCGAACCCACCAGCATTCCGCACGAGTCAGGACCTTCGTCCCCGCGGTCCTCGCGGCGGTGGTGGGCGCTGGCCGTGATCGCTCTGGCCCAGCTGATGATCATGCTGGACGCCACCATCGTGAACATCGCGCTGCCGTCCGCACAGGCCGACCTGGGCTTCTCCGACAACGACAGGCAGTGGATCGTCACCGCCTACGCACTCACCTTCGGCAGCTTGCTGCTGATCGGGGGGCGTATCGCCGATCTCTTCGGCCGCAAGGAGACCTTCCTCGCGGGTGTCGTCGGTTTCGCCGCCGCCTCGGTGCTCGGCGGAGCCGCCGGCAACTTCGAACTCCTGGTGCTGGCCAGAGCGCTCCAGGGTGTCTCGGGTGCCCTGTTGGCGCCGGCGGCTCTCTCTCTGCTGACGACCATCTTCACCGACGTCAAGGAACGGGGCCGGGCCTTCGCGATCTTCGGTGCCATCGCGGGCGCCGGCGGGGCGCTCGGCAATCTGCTCGGCGGCGTGCTGACCGAGTACCTCAACTGGCGTTGGACCCTCTACATCAACCTGGCGTTCGCGGCGGCGGCGTTCCTGGGCGGTCTGCTGCTGATCGAGCGTCAGCCCCGGGCGGCCCAACGCGCCAAGCTCGACGTCCCCGGCGCGGTGCTGGTCACCCTGGGACTCTTCGGCCTGGTGTACGGGTTCTCCAACGCCGAGTCGCACGGGTGGGGTTCTCCCGCCAGCTGGGGTCTGCTGGTCGGGGGTCTCGCCCTGCTCGCCCTCTTCACGTACTGGCAGTCGACGACGGACCGGCCGCTGCTACCCCTGCGCATCCTCCTCGACAGGGACCGGGGAGCCTCGCAGATCGCCATTCTGGTCGCCACCGGAGGCATGTACGCGGTCGCGTTGTTCCTCGCCTACTACATGCAGCAGACGCTCAAGTACACCCCGGTCGAGGCGGGGCTCGCCTTCCTGCCCATCCCGGTCGCCCTGGTCGTTGCCTCCGGCCTGGCCGTGGGGGTCCTAATGCCCCGGGTGGGGCCGAAGATCGTGATTCCCCTCGGGATGGCGCTGCTGGGCGTGGGCATGGTCTGGTTCACCCGCCTGGAGCTGGACAGCACTTACGTCGGAGGCATTCTGCCGCCGCTGGTCGTCCTGGGCCTCGGTCTCGGCATGGTCTATGCGCCGGCGATCGACCTGGCCACCTACCGGGTGCACGAGGACGACTCCGGTGTGGCCTCTGCGGCGGTCAACACCACGCAGCAGATCGGTGGTTCGCTGGGGATCGCCATCCTCAACACGCTCGCGGCGAGCGCCGCGGGCAGCTATCTCAGCAGCCGGCAGGCCACGCCCGAGGTGGTCGCCGAGGCGGCGTTGCACAGCTACTCCACCGCGTACTGGTGGGCAGCCGGCCTCGCAGCCGTCGGCCTCGTCGTGACCTTCCTGCTGTACCGCCCCGGCGTTCGGGAAAAGTCCCCCGACGCGGCGAAGACCGTCGCCATGTGA
- a CDS encoding terpene synthase family protein: MTTVRRSLGVPPFFCPLPDVVYDKPDEIDAGAVAWMFRQGFRKEGDWLPKMKAGSYTAHCMPYVLDRCAEIITYVMYWGGAWDDDLDVIPGLDQPAPLTVHVSRLKHILASPKSVVPPGDPYLSSFQDFWKHISAVSTPGQLEHLRQGFCSYFDGVLWKCANQSLGELPELGDYLIMRGNDVAGPWLTALTPIGGGYELTAAERLDPRVRAASEAVSVIVGLDNDLISIHRENLQGLFDQNAISIVVRDQQCTPEEAVAEVRALRDRIMSVYLRLRDEVSATARPELRRYVHEIGYWIRGHIIWADFTTRYCAPVDPETGEEQNFGGYGLVWADEPADDDPAPLPIPQIAWWWDQLEG; the protein is encoded by the coding sequence ATGACAACCGTGCGCCGCTCACTAGGTGTTCCGCCATTCTTTTGCCCATTACCCGACGTTGTGTACGACAAGCCGGATGAAATAGATGCCGGCGCTGTTGCCTGGATGTTTCGGCAAGGTTTTCGCAAGGAGGGTGACTGGCTGCCGAAAATGAAGGCGGGTTCGTACACCGCACACTGCATGCCATATGTCCTCGACCGGTGCGCCGAGATCATCACCTATGTCATGTACTGGGGCGGTGCCTGGGACGACGACCTCGACGTGATCCCAGGGCTGGACCAGCCCGCACCTCTGACCGTCCACGTCAGCCGCCTCAAGCACATCCTCGCCTCGCCCAAGTCCGTCGTGCCGCCCGGGGATCCGTACCTCTCCTCCTTCCAGGACTTTTGGAAGCACATCTCCGCCGTGTCGACACCGGGCCAACTTGAGCATCTGCGCCAGGGTTTCTGCAGCTATTTCGACGGTGTGCTGTGGAAATGCGCGAACCAGAGTCTCGGTGAACTCCCCGAACTGGGGGATTACCTGATCATGCGAGGCAACGATGTGGCCGGCCCCTGGCTGACCGCACTCACTCCGATCGGCGGCGGATACGAACTGACCGCAGCCGAACGTCTCGATCCCCGAGTGCGCGCGGCGTCCGAAGCCGTGTCCGTCATCGTCGGTCTCGACAACGACCTGATCTCAATTCATCGGGAGAATCTGCAAGGCTTGTTCGACCAGAACGCCATCAGCATCGTGGTGCGCGACCAGCAATGCACACCCGAGGAAGCGGTCGCCGAAGTCCGCGCGCTGCGTGACCGAATCATGTCCGTGTACCTGCGTCTGCGCGACGAGGTCTCCGCGACCGCCCGCCCGGAACTGAGGCGCTACGTCCACGAGATCGGCTACTGGATTCGCGGTCACATCATCTGGGCGGACTTCACCACCCGTTACTGCGCGCCCGTCGACCCGGAGACCGGCGAAGAACAGAACTTCGGCGGCTACGGCCTGGTCTGGGCGGACGAGCCCGCTGACGACGACCCCGCGCCCCTGCCGATTCCACAGATCGCCTGGTGGTGGGACCAGCTGGAGGGCTGA
- a CDS encoding TetR family transcriptional regulator: MSRAEATKARILQAATEEFAAYGIAGARVDRIAKAASANKNLIYVYFCNKDGLFDAVFDAHVGRGLDMVPFTPDDLPDYAGRLFDFYQKHPEVLRLATWHRLERGTAVERDPAVAEPTRNNKLASLEAVRKDQVGTSGFAPATLLTLVLAIASAWSPTNAASMPATTLLTSDPAECRSAIMEAVRRIL; encoded by the coding sequence ATGTCCCGAGCCGAAGCCACGAAGGCGCGCATCCTCCAGGCGGCGACGGAGGAGTTCGCGGCATACGGGATCGCGGGAGCCCGAGTCGACCGGATTGCCAAGGCTGCCTCGGCGAACAAGAACCTCATATACGTCTACTTCTGCAACAAAGACGGGCTCTTCGACGCCGTCTTCGACGCACACGTCGGGCGAGGCCTCGACATGGTGCCCTTCACACCTGACGACCTGCCGGACTACGCCGGGCGACTGTTCGACTTCTACCAGAAGCACCCCGAGGTGCTCCGCCTGGCGACCTGGCACCGACTGGAACGCGGCACTGCCGTGGAACGGGACCCTGCCGTCGCCGAGCCGACCCGCAATAACAAGCTCGCCTCGTTAGAAGCGGTCCGGAAGGACCAAGTGGGCACATCGGGCTTCGCCCCGGCCACGCTTCTCACCCTCGTCCTGGCCATCGCCTCGGCCTGGAGCCCGACGAATGCCGCGAGCATGCCGGCGACGACTCTCCTGACGTCGGACCCGGCGGAATGCCGGAGCGCGATCATGGAGGCCGTGCGGCGCATCCTGTGA